One window of the Nicotiana tabacum cultivar K326 chromosome 4, ASM71507v2, whole genome shotgun sequence genome contains the following:
- the LOC107789930 gene encoding disease resistance protein Roq1, whose product MLTCSSSSSSSNYGRSYEVFLSFRGEDTRKTFVGHLFNALIEKGIHTFMDDKELKRGRSISSELMKAIGESKFAVVVFSKNYASSTWCLEELVKILEIHEKFELIVVPVFYDVDPSTVRKQNGEYAVFFTKFEAELVDDKDKVIRWREALTKVANISGHDLRNTYNGDESKCIQQIVRDIFDKFCFSISITNRDLVGIESQIKKLNSLLRMDLKGVRLVGIWGMGGVGKTTAARALFNRYYQNFEGACLLEDVKEYLQHHTLLYLQKTLLSKLLKVEFVDCTDTEEMCAILKRRLCSKKVLVVLDDVNHSNQLDKLVGAEDWFGSGSRIVITTRDMKLLKNHDVHETYEVKVLERDEAIELFNLHAFKRKSPEKEFEELLNLVVDYTGGLPLALKVLGSLLYKEDLDVWISTIDRLKDTPEGEIMATLKISFDGLRYYEKSIFLDIACFFRGYNQRDMTALFHASGFHPVLGVKTLVEKSLIFILEDKIQMHDLMQEMGRQIAVQELPMRRIYRPEDVKDACIGDMGKEAIEGLLLTEPEQFEESELEYMYSAEALKKMRRLRILVKQYYNRGFDEPVAYLPNSLLWLEWRDYSADSLPSNFEPSKLIYLTMKSSSIIELWNGAKRLALLTTLDLSYCYKLIQTPDFKMIAKLERLILSFCDALVEVHPSVGFLKKLILLNMDHCTSLERLPEIIQSECLEVLDLNYCFNLKRFPEVERNIKHLKKLDLSSTGIRELPASIEHLSSLENLQLHSCNQLVRLPSSIWRFRNLKISECEKLGSLPEIHRNSNCTREIILKLVSIKELPTSIGNLTSLNFLEICNCKTISSLSSSIWRLTSLTNLKLLDCRKLKNLPEIPNAINHLAGHGLQLLLTLEQPTIYEHLDLLRIIDMSWCSSISSLPHNIWMLKSLRILRISYCSGLEYLPENLGHLEHLEELLADGTGILRLPSSVARLNKLEVLSFRKKFVIGPKVQYSSSMLNLPDDVFGSLGSLGSVVKLNLSGNGFCNLPETMNQLFCLEYLDITFCQRLEALPELPPSIKELYVDEHLALRSMEDLVIKCKELNLIAVTNIEYQNFYRWLDSIWSDVSELLENSQKQQMDDMLQLIPFSYLSTAKREEILKIVIHGTRIPEWFRWQDRSAAKMSVNLPEHWYTENFLGFAICCACCFYHSARSYDIEFEGSMHHYNYDSSYWKEYEEPSFDFYERDTIEITAKLTPRHKGMLTEELKKVCSFSMNVLRRATAVPNMCFAFLPLNSLCHRSNLQANNPNDYGIFEACLRPGDFRHRGKQWGFNLVYKDEAGGSVMYEMLINR is encoded by the exons ATGTTGACTTGTTCAAGTAGCTCTTCATCTTCCAATTATGGACGCAGTTATGAGGTTTTCCTAAGCTTTAGGGGAGAAGACACTAGAAAAACATTTGTGGGTCATCTTTTTAATGCTCTTATTGAAAAGGGTATTCACACATTCATGGATGATAAGGAGTTAAAGAGAGGGAGGTCAATCTCATCTGAACTCATGAAAGCCATTGGAGAATCAAAATTTGCTGTTGTTGTCTTTTCCAAGAACTATGCTTCCTCTACATGGTGCTTGGAAGAACTGGTAAAGATTCTTGAAATCCATGAAAAATTTGAGCTAATTGTTGTCCCAGTTTTCTATGATGTGGATCCATCAACTGTGAGGAAACAAAATGGGGAGTATGCTGTGTTTTTTACTAAATTTGAGGCTGAATTGGTTGATGACAAGGACAAAGTGATAAGGTGGAGGGAGGCACTTACTAAGGTAGCTAACATATCAGGGCATGATTTGCGCAACACTTACAATGG GGATGAATCAAAATGCATACAACAGATTGTGAGAGAcatatttgataaattttgtttCTCCATCTCAATAACTAACAGAGATTTAGTTGGAATAGAATCTCAAATTAAGAAACTAAATTCATTGTTGAGGATGGACCTGAAAGGAGTTCGTCTTGTTGGGATTTGGGGGATGGGTGGTGTAGGAAAGACAACTGCTGCAAGAGCATTGTTCAACAGATACTATCAGAATTTTGAAGGTGCTTGTTTACTCGAAGATGTTAAAGAATATCTACAACACCATACCTTGTTGTATTTGCAGAAGACTCTCCTTTCCAAACTGTTGAAGGTAGAATTTGTAGATTGTACTGATACTGAAGAAATGTGTGCAATATTAAAGAGGAGACTTTGTTCTAAGAAAGTTCTGGTTGTTCTTGATGATGTTAATCATAGCAACCAGCTGGATAAGCTGGTTGGAGCTGAAGATTGGTTTGGTAGTGGTAGTAGAATTGTTATCACAACTAGGGATATGAAACTGTTGAAAAACCATGATGTGCATGAAACTTACGAGGTAAAGGTTTTGGAAAGAGATGAAGCAATTGAGCTTTTCAATTTGCACGCATTCAAGAGAAAGTCACCTGAAAAGGAGTTTGAGGAGCTCTTAAATCTTGTGGTAGATTATACTGGAGGCCTTCCTCTAGCTCTTAAGGTGCTTGGTTCTCTGCTGTACAAGGAAGATCTTGATGTATGGATAAGTACAATTGATAGACTAAAAGATACCCCTGAGGGTGAAATTATGGCTACACTTAAAATAAGTTTTGATGGATTAAGATATTACGAAAAAAGTATATTTTTAGATATTGCATGTTTCTTCAGGGGTTACAACCAAAGAGATATGACAGCATTATTTCACGCTTCTGGTTTCCACCCAGTTCTAGGAGTAAAGACCCTTGTTGAAaaatctctcatttttattttagagGACAAAATCCAAATGCATGATTTGATGCAAGAGATGGGTAGACAAATCGCAGTTCAAGAATTACCTATGAGAAGAATATATCGTCCAGAGGATGTTAAGGATGCATGCATAGGAGATATG GGGAAAGAAGCAATTGAAGGCTTGTTACTCACAGAGCCTGAACAGTTTGAAGAGAGTGAGTTGGAATATATGTACAGCGCTGAAGCTCTCAAAAAGATGAGGAGGCTGAGGATACTTGTGAAACAATATTACAACAGGGGGTTTGATGAGCCTGTTGCCTATCTTCCTAACAGTCTGCTTTGGCTTGAATGGCGTGACTATTCTGCAGACTCATTGCCATCGAATTTTGAACCATCAAAGCTCATATATCTTACTATGAAGAGTAGTTCTATCATCGAACTCTGGAATGGAGCAAAG AGGTTAGCCCTTTTGACAACTCTTGATCTCAGTTATTGCTACAAATTGATACAAACCCCAGATTTTAAGATGATCGCAAAATTGGAAAGGTTGATCCTGAGCTTTTGTGATGCATTGGTGGAAGTCCATCCATCTGTTGGGTTTCTCAAGAAGCTTATTTTGTTAAATATGGATCATTGCACATCACTTGAGAGACTTCCGGAAATTATTCAATCAGAATGTCTTGAAGTTCTTGATCTCAATTATTGCTTTAATTTGAAAAGGTTCCCGGAGGTGGAAAGGAACATAAAGCACTTGAAGAAACTCGACCTCAGTTCAACTGGGATAAGAGAACTGCCGGCATCAATTGAGCATCTCAGTTCCCTAGAAAACCTACAATTGCATTCCTGCAACCAACTTGTACGTCTCCCAAGTAGTATTTGGAGATTCAGAAATCTAAAGATTAGTGAATGTGAGAAACTGGGGAGTTTACCAGAAATTCACAGGAATAGCAATTGTACTCGTGAAATCATCTTAAAATTAGTTTCTATTAAGGAGCTTCCCACCTCTATAGGAAACCTCACCTCACTAAATTTCCTTGAAATCTGTAATTGCAAAACTATTTCGAGTCTCTCGAGCAGCATATGGAGATTGACAAGTCTTACAAATCTAAAGCTGTTAGACtgcagaaaacttaaaaacttGCCCGAAATTCCaaatgccataaatcatttggcAGGACATGGACTTCAGCTCCTTCTGACATTGGAGCAGCCCACAATTTATGAACATCTTGACTTGCTTAGGATTATTGATATGAGTTGGTGTAGTTCTATTAGCAGTCTCCCCCACAACATTTGGATGTTGAAAAGTTTAAGGATTCTGCGCATCTCTTACTGCTCGGGACTGGAGTATTTACCAGAAAATTTGGGTCACTTGGAACATTTGGAGGAATTACTTGCAGATGGTACTGGTATTTTAAGACTACCATCTTCGGTTGCACGTTTAAATAAACTTGAGGTCTTATCATTCAGGAAAAAGTTTGTGATTGGACCAAAAGTCCAATATTCATCATCAATGCTCAATTTACCTGATGATGTTTTTGGAAGTCTTGGAAGCTTAGGCTCTGTGGTGAAGTTAAATCTTAGTGGAAATGGTTTTTGTAATTTGCCTGAAACGATGAATCAACTTTTTTGCCTTGAATACCTTGACATAACATTTTGCCAGAGGCTTGAAGCATTGCCGGAGCTTCCCCCAAGCATCAAGGAGCTATATGTAGATGAACACTTGGCCTTGAGAAGCATGGAAGATTTAGTAATTAAATGCAAGGAGTTGAATTTAATAGCAGTCACAAATATTGAGTACCAAAATTTCTATCGATGGTTAGACTCAATATGGTCAGATGTGTCAGAACTGCTGGAGAACAGTCAGAAGCAACAAATGGATGATATGTTGCAGCTTATTCCCTTTTCATATCTTTCGACGGCTAAGCGTGAG GAAATTCTTAAGATTGTTATACATGGAACACGAATTCCAGAATGGTTTAGATGGCAAGATAGAAGTGCCGCAAAGATGTCAGTCAATCTTCCTGAACATTGGTACACTGAAAATTTCTTGGGTTTCGCTATATGCTGCGCCTGCTGCTTTTATCATTCCGCACGTAGTTACGATATTGAATTTGAGGGGAGCATGCATCATTACAATTATGATTCCAGTTATTGGAAAGAGTATGAGGAACCGAGTTTTGACTTTTATGAGAGAGATACCATTGAGATTACAGCAAAACTAACTCCCCGACATAAAGGAATGCTGACTGAAGAGCTCAAGAAAGTCTGTTCATTTTCCATGAATGTGTTACGTCGTGCTACTGCTGTCCCTAATATGTGCTTTGCATTTTTGCCATTAAACAGTCTCTGTCACAGATCAAATTTACAGGCAAATAACCCAAATGACTATGGGATATTTGAAGCCTGTTTGAGACCAGGGGACTTCCGCCATCGTGGAAAACAGTGGGGGTTTAATTTGGTGTATAAAGATGAAGCTGGTGGCAGTGTTATGTACGAAATGCTCATAAACAGATAG